One region of Citrus sinensis cultivar Valencia sweet orange chromosome 6, DVS_A1.0, whole genome shotgun sequence genomic DNA includes:
- the LOC102608055 gene encoding U-box domain-containing protein 4: MDRATDNLSTASSSSDTNPDTPRACSPSSSSSFSSSSSSASSAVHRALHLIQSDDPDLKLEAAREIRRLTKTSQRCRRQLAQAVQPLVLMLRAPDSDHESALLALLNLAVKDEKNKIKIVEAGALEPIISFLQSPDLNLQEYAAAALLTLSASSVNKPFISASGAIPLLVEILRYGSQQAKFDAVMALSNLSTHPDNLSIILGTNPIPSIVDLLIFCKKSSKTAEKCTSLIESLVGFDEGRIALTSEEGGVLAVVEVLENGSLQAREHAVGALLTMCQSDRCKYREPILREGVIPGLLELTVQGTPKSQTKARTLLQLLRDSPYPRSELQPDTLENIVCNIISQIDGDEQSGKAKKMLAEMVQVSMEQSLRHLQQRALVCTPADLPIASVTSEVSSK, from the exons ATGGACCGCGCCACAGACAATCTCTCCACCGCCTCTTCATCGTCCGACACGAATCCCGACACCCCGCGCGCGTGCTCCCCTTCGTCTTCCTCTTCGTTTTcgtcttcatcttcttctgcGTCGTCGGCCGTCCATCGCGCGCTCCACCTCATCCAATCCGACGACCCTGATTTGAAGCTCGAAGCTGCCAGGGAAATCCGTCGCCTCACCAAAACTTCTCAGCGTTGTCGCAGACAGCTGGCTCAAGCCGTTCAGCCGCTCGTTCTAATGCTCCGAGCTCCCGACTCCGACCACGAGTCCGCTCTCCTCGCCCTCCTCAATCTTGCCGTCAAAGACGAAAA GAATAAGATCAAAATCGTTGAAGCTGGAGCCTTGGAACCAATCATTAGCTTCCTGCAGTCACCAGATTTGAATCTACAGGAGTATGCCGCTGCAGCTTTGCTCACACTATCTGCTTCTTCTGTCAACAAGCCTTTTATAAGTGCTTCTGGTGCCATCCCTCTCCTTGTGGAAATCCTTAGATATGGTAGTCAGCAAGCCAAGTTTGATGCCGTAATGGCTCTTTCAAATCTCTCAACGCACCCAGATAATCTAAGTATCATCCTTGGAACAAATCCCATCCCTTCTATTGTTGATTTGCTGATATTCTGTAAGAAGTCTTCAAAAACAGCTGAGAAATGTACTTCCCTTATAGAATCTTTAGTGGGTTTTGATGAGGGCAGAATTGCATTAACATCTGAAGAAGGTGGAGTACTAGCAGTAGTTGAAGTGTTAGAAAATGGATCTCTACAAGCTCGGGAGCATGCGGTTGGAGCACTCCTTACGATGTGTCAGAGTGACCGATGTAAATATAGAGAACCAATTCTTAGAGAAGGTGTGATCCCAGGACTCCTTGAGCTTACAGTTCAAGGAACACCCAAGTCTCAGACGAAAGCACGAACACTTTTGCAGTTACTGAGGGACTCACCATACCCAAGATCAGAGCTGCAACCTGATACGCTAGAGAATATCGTCTGTAACATAATTTCTCAGATTGACGGAGATGAGCAATCTGGAAAAGCGAAAAAGATGCTAGCTGAGATGGTGCAAGTTAGCATGGAGCAGAGCTTGAGACATTTACAGCAAAGGGCTCTGGTATGCACACCAGCTGATTTGCCTATTGCTAGTGTTACCTCCGAAGTTTCTTCAAAATGA